A single window of Mycolicibacterium madagascariense DNA harbors:
- the cysD gene encoding sulfate adenylyltransferase subunit CysD — MSVDLDQPAGKYELSHLRSLEAEAIHIIREVAAEFEKPVLLFSGGKDSIVMLHLALKAFAPGRLPFPVMHVDTGHNFDEVLQARDELVAESGVRLVVAKVQDDIDAGRLVETIPSRNPMQTFTLLRAIRENKFDAAFGGARRDEEKARAKERVFSFRDEFGQWDPKVQRPELWNIYNGRHRKGEHIRVFPLSNWTEFDIWSYIGAEKIKLPSIYYAHQRQVFLRDGMLLAVHKYLQPRKDEPVLEKTVRFRTVGDVTCTGCVESLAGTVSEVIAETAVSRLTERGATRADDRISEAGMEDRKREGYF; from the coding sequence ATGAGCGTCGACCTCGACCAGCCGGCAGGCAAGTACGAGCTCAGCCATCTGCGTTCACTGGAGGCCGAGGCGATCCACATCATCCGCGAGGTCGCCGCCGAATTCGAGAAACCTGTGCTGCTGTTCTCCGGTGGCAAGGACTCCATCGTCATGCTGCATCTGGCGCTCAAGGCGTTCGCGCCCGGACGCCTGCCGTTCCCCGTCATGCACGTCGACACCGGACACAACTTCGACGAGGTGCTGCAGGCGCGCGACGAGCTCGTCGCCGAGTCCGGCGTGCGGCTCGTCGTGGCCAAGGTGCAGGACGACATCGATGCCGGCCGCTTGGTCGAGACCATCCCGTCGCGCAATCCGATGCAGACGTTCACGCTGCTGCGCGCCATCCGGGAGAACAAGTTCGACGCCGCCTTCGGTGGGGCGCGACGCGACGAGGAGAAGGCCCGAGCCAAGGAGCGGGTGTTCAGCTTTCGCGATGAGTTCGGCCAGTGGGACCCGAAGGTGCAGCGTCCGGAACTGTGGAACATCTACAACGGCAGGCATCGCAAGGGCGAACACATCCGGGTGTTCCCCCTGTCGAATTGGACAGAGTTCGACATCTGGTCCTACATCGGCGCCGAGAAGATCAAGCTCCCATCGATCTACTACGCGCACCAGCGCCAGGTGTTCCTGCGCGACGGCATGCTGCTGGCCGTGCACAAGTATCTGCAGCCGCGCAAGGACGAGCCGGTTCTCGAGAAGACCGTCCGCTTCCGCACCGTCGGCGACGTCACGTGTACCGGTTGCGTCGAGTCGCTCGCGGGCACGGTGTCCGAGGTGATCGCCGAGACCGCGGTGTCGCGGCTGACCGAACGCGGGGCGACCCGCGCCGACGATCGGATTTCCGAGGCGGGGATGGAAGATCGCAAGCGGGAGGGCTACTTCTGA
- a CDS encoding glycosyltransferase family 39 protein, producing the protein MAAEHVRKDAVVDETTPADPRWTRPAFWALLAGTAVLYLWGLGSSGWANNYYAAAAKAGTQNWKALFFGSLDAGNAITVDKPPAAMWVMGLSGRLFGFTEFTMLLPEALMGVASVAVLYLTVKRISGPSAGLVAGLVLAVTPVATLMFRFNNPDALLVLLLVVAAYCTVRAIEADTARRMTVWMAVTGCVVGFAFLTKMLQAFLPLPGLALAFLVAAPFGVWKRVGALLVAGATMIVSAGWYIALVSLWPANSRPYIAGSTDNSLLQLALGYNGIERIAGNEGGGPGGGGPFGGGGGRPLFFGGEAGIGRLFGPSMGAEASWLLPAALIGLVVGLWLTLRAPRTDRVRAGLILWGGWVLVTGAVFSFMQGTVHPYYNVALAPGVAALVGIAVAQLVARRESPWARVVLAVMLAATGVWAFALLDRNPDWWPAIRWVVLIGSILVAVVLALRGHRLGRATVVVVAAAAIVGLGGATSYSIYNAASAHNGPGTMSGPQKPGGMFGPGGPGGPGGPGKGGPGGPGKGGPFGHDDSPQLEALLEGTHTRWAAAGIGSMSVSDLELKTGSSLMAIGGFTGGDPSPTLAQFQQYVASGQVRYFLGDSGHGGGPFGHRTGSAADITAWVEKTFTKSDVGGTTVYDLQSPAS; encoded by the coding sequence CTGGCTGCCGAACACGTCAGGAAGGACGCCGTCGTCGACGAGACGACGCCCGCGGATCCCCGGTGGACCCGCCCCGCGTTCTGGGCGCTCCTCGCCGGCACGGCCGTGCTCTACCTGTGGGGGCTCGGCTCCTCGGGCTGGGCCAACAACTATTACGCCGCGGCCGCCAAGGCGGGCACCCAGAACTGGAAGGCTCTGTTCTTCGGTTCACTGGACGCCGGCAACGCCATCACCGTCGACAAGCCGCCCGCCGCGATGTGGGTAATGGGGTTGTCCGGCAGGCTCTTTGGCTTCACCGAGTTCACCATGCTGCTGCCGGAGGCGCTCATGGGCGTCGCGTCGGTCGCGGTGCTCTACCTGACGGTGAAGCGCATCAGCGGTCCGTCGGCCGGCCTCGTCGCGGGTCTGGTGCTGGCCGTGACGCCCGTCGCGACGCTGATGTTCCGCTTCAACAACCCGGACGCCCTGCTGGTGCTGCTCCTCGTGGTGGCGGCCTACTGCACGGTGCGCGCCATCGAGGCCGACACGGCACGGCGGATGACGGTGTGGATGGCGGTGACGGGCTGCGTCGTCGGGTTCGCGTTCCTCACCAAGATGCTGCAGGCGTTCCTGCCGCTGCCCGGTCTCGCACTGGCGTTCCTCGTCGCCGCGCCCTTCGGTGTGTGGAAGCGGGTGGGCGCACTGCTCGTCGCCGGCGCGACGATGATCGTCTCGGCTGGCTGGTACATCGCCCTGGTGAGCCTGTGGCCGGCCAACTCGCGGCCCTACATCGCCGGTTCGACGGACAACAGCCTGCTTCAGCTTGCATTGGGCTACAACGGAATCGAGCGCATTGCCGGCAACGAGGGCGGTGGCCCCGGCGGCGGGGGACCGTTCGGCGGAGGTGGCGGTAGGCCGCTGTTCTTCGGCGGCGAAGCGGGCATCGGCCGGCTGTTCGGGCCGTCGATGGGCGCCGAGGCGTCGTGGCTGCTGCCCGCCGCGCTGATCGGATTGGTGGTGGGGCTGTGGCTGACGCTGCGCGCCCCGCGGACCGACCGTGTCCGCGCAGGGCTGATCCTCTGGGGCGGTTGGGTTCTCGTCACCGGCGCGGTGTTTAGCTTCATGCAGGGCACCGTGCACCCGTACTACAACGTGGCGCTCGCGCCCGGCGTCGCCGCGCTGGTCGGCATCGCCGTCGCCCAGCTGGTCGCCCGCCGGGAGTCCCCGTGGGCGCGGGTGGTGCTGGCCGTGATGCTGGCCGCCACCGGGGTGTGGGCCTTCGCGCTGCTGGATCGCAACCCCGACTGGTGGCCCGCGATCCGCTGGGTCGTGCTGATCGGCTCGATCCTGGTGGCCGTCGTGCTGGCCCTTCGCGGCCACCGGCTCGGCAGGGCCACCGTGGTCGTCGTCGCCGCGGCCGCGATCGTCGGACTCGGTGGTGCGACGTCGTACTCGATCTACAACGCCGCCAGTGCCCACAACGGCCCCGGCACGATGTCCGGGCCGCAGAAGCCGGGTGGCATGTTCGGTCCCGGCGGTCCCGGCGGTCCTGGCGGTCCCGGCAAGGGTGGCCCCGGTGGCCCCGGCAAGGGCGGGCCCTTCGGTCACGACGACAGCCCGCAGCTGGAGGCCTTGCTCGAAGGCACCCACACCCGTTGGGCCGCAGCGGGTATCGGCTCCATGTCGGTCAGTGATCTCGAGCTCAAGACCGGCAGCTCCCTGATGGCCATCGGTGGCTTCACCGGCGGCGACCCGTCCCCGACGCTCGCGCAGTTCCAGCAATACGTCGCCAGCGGCCAGGTGCGGTACTTCCTGGGCGACTCGGGTCACGGTGGCGGTCCCTTCGGCCATCGCACCGGATCGGCGGCCGACATCACGGCCTGGGTCGAGAAGACCTTCACCAAGTCCGACGTCGGCGGCACGACCGTGTACGACCTGCAGTCACCGGCATCCTGA
- a CDS encoding bifunctional glycosyltransferase family 2/GtrA family protein, whose amino-acid sequence MTDIQDATVGAPEELSFGSRPNAAVEAQKRGVPVLDVVIPVYNEQVALAESVHRLHGYLADNFPYPVRITIADNASVDDTPVIAARLADELDGVRTVRLEQKGRGRALHHVWSESDAMVLAYMDVDLSTDLAALAPLVAPLISGHSDLSIGTRLSRDSRVVRGPKREFISRCYNLILKSTLAARFSDAQCGFKAIRADVAHRLLPHVSDTGWFFDTELLVLAERSGLRIHEVPVDWVDDPDSRVDIVATATADLKGVGRLLRGFANGSIPVHTIAAQLAPSTPSVTPNALLLRQAVRFAAVGIASTIAYLVLFLLLHHVIGAQAANLVALLTTAIANTAANRRFTFGVVGIAKAGRHHVEGLIVFCVALAITSGSLACLHAFDHQPHRLLELSVLVLANLFATAARFVLLRGWVFHPRRAR is encoded by the coding sequence ATGACGGACATTCAGGATGCGACGGTCGGAGCTCCCGAGGAGCTGTCCTTCGGATCGCGGCCCAACGCCGCGGTGGAGGCGCAGAAGCGCGGAGTCCCCGTCCTCGACGTGGTGATCCCGGTGTACAACGAGCAGGTCGCGCTCGCCGAATCGGTGCACCGGCTGCACGGTTATCTCGCCGACAACTTCCCCTACCCGGTGCGGATCACGATCGCCGACAACGCCAGCGTGGACGACACCCCCGTGATCGCCGCGAGGCTCGCCGACGAACTCGATGGCGTCCGCACGGTACGGCTCGAGCAGAAGGGTCGCGGGCGCGCGCTGCACCACGTGTGGTCGGAGTCCGACGCCATGGTGCTGGCCTACATGGACGTCGACCTGTCCACTGACCTGGCCGCGCTCGCGCCGCTCGTCGCGCCGCTGATCTCGGGTCACTCCGACCTGTCGATCGGGACCCGGCTGAGCCGGGATTCGCGCGTCGTGCGCGGGCCCAAGCGTGAATTCATCTCGCGCTGCTACAACCTGATCCTGAAGTCGACGCTCGCGGCCCGGTTCTCCGATGCTCAGTGCGGGTTCAAGGCCATCCGCGCCGACGTCGCCCACCGGCTGCTGCCGCACGTGTCCGACACCGGGTGGTTCTTCGACACCGAGCTGCTGGTGCTGGCCGAGCGCAGTGGGCTGCGCATCCACGAGGTTCCCGTCGACTGGGTCGACGACCCCGACAGCCGCGTCGACATCGTGGCCACCGCGACCGCCGACCTCAAGGGCGTCGGACGGCTGCTGCGCGGTTTCGCCAACGGCTCCATTCCCGTCCACACCATCGCGGCGCAGCTGGCGCCCTCCACGCCCTCGGTCACGCCGAACGCGCTGCTGCTGCGCCAGGCCGTGCGCTTCGCCGCCGTCGGCATCGCCTCGACCATTGCGTACCTGGTGCTGTTCCTGCTGCTGCACCACGTGATCGGCGCTCAGGCCGCGAACCTGGTGGCCCTGCTGACCACCGCGATCGCCAACACGGCGGCCAACCGGCGCTTCACGTTCGGTGTGGTCGGCATCGCCAAGGCGGGTCGCCATCACGTCGAGGGCCTGATCGTCTTCTGCGTCGCGCTGGCGATCACCAGTGGCTCGCTGGCCTGCCTGCACGCCTTCGACCACCAGCCGCACCGGTTGCTCGAACTGTCGGTGCTGGTGCTGGCGAACCTCTTCGCCACCGCCGCCCGCTTCGTCCTGCTGCGCGGCTGGGTGTTCCACCCGCGCCGCGCGCGCTGA
- a CDS encoding glycosyltransferase family 39 protein gives MVDPVVQRRQPVTRIERLTVGVLLVATAVLYLWNLAASGWANGFYSAAVQAGASNWTAMLFGSSDAANGITVDKTPGALWVMDLSVRLFGLNSWSVLAPQALEGVAAVALLYAAVRRAAGPAAALLAGVVFALTPVAALMFRFNNPDALLVLALVAGAYCVQRACERDSGRWWLAGAGAAVGVGFLAKMLQAFLVLPAFGIAYLVAAAIPLRARLFRLAGALLALLVSGGWYLLLVELWPASKRPYIGGSQHDSIIELALGYNGLGRLTGDETGGLGNMNFDVGWGRLFGSSMGTYVAWLLPAAVVCLAAGLVITRRAPRTDPARAGLILWGGWLLVTAVVFSYANGILHQYYTVALAPAIGATIGIGSVLLWRNRFDVRATVAMAGTVLVTVILAAVLLARRDDLLPWLGTTLAVVGVGAAVLLLVAGKLPTPVATAAAALAIAACLGAPAAYTVATAATPHSGAIPTVGPARSHGSFAFPGGGGPGASFGGFLDIPDAGPGLTAMLTDGAGHYRWAAAVIGSSNAAGYQLASDQPVLALGGFNGTDPAPTLVEFQRYVADGAIHYYIKGHEMFGMPGRGNGGSRDAADIDSWVEAHYTPTKVDGVVVYDLTEQPHA, from the coding sequence GTGGTCGACCCCGTCGTGCAGCGCCGCCAGCCCGTCACGCGCATCGAGCGCCTGACGGTCGGCGTACTCCTCGTCGCCACCGCGGTGCTGTACCTGTGGAACCTGGCCGCCAGCGGATGGGCGAACGGATTCTATTCCGCCGCAGTGCAAGCGGGCGCGAGCAACTGGACGGCGATGCTGTTCGGCTCGAGCGACGCGGCCAACGGGATCACCGTCGACAAGACCCCCGGCGCCCTGTGGGTGATGGACCTGTCGGTGCGGCTGTTCGGGCTGAACTCGTGGAGCGTGCTGGCACCGCAGGCGCTGGAGGGGGTCGCGGCCGTCGCGCTGCTGTATGCCGCCGTGCGCCGTGCGGCCGGGCCCGCGGCAGCGCTGCTCGCCGGCGTCGTCTTCGCGCTGACGCCCGTGGCTGCACTGATGTTCCGCTTCAACAACCCCGACGCCCTGCTGGTGCTCGCCCTCGTCGCCGGTGCCTACTGCGTGCAACGGGCCTGCGAGCGCGACAGCGGCCGCTGGTGGCTGGCCGGCGCGGGAGCCGCGGTCGGCGTCGGGTTCCTCGCCAAGATGCTGCAGGCCTTCCTGGTGCTGCCCGCCTTCGGCATCGCCTACCTGGTGGCCGCCGCAATACCGTTGCGGGCGCGGTTGTTTCGGCTCGCCGGGGCGCTGCTCGCCCTGCTCGTCAGCGGCGGGTGGTACCTGCTGCTGGTCGAGCTGTGGCCCGCGTCGAAGCGCCCCTACATCGGCGGTTCGCAGCACGACAGCATCATCGAACTGGCCCTTGGGTACAACGGGCTGGGCCGGCTGACCGGTGACGAGACCGGCGGGCTGGGCAACATGAACTTCGACGTCGGGTGGGGCAGGCTCTTCGGCAGCTCGATGGGCACCTACGTCGCGTGGCTGCTGCCCGCCGCGGTGGTGTGCCTCGCCGCCGGGCTGGTCATCACCCGTCGGGCTCCGCGCACCGATCCGGCGCGGGCCGGGCTGATCCTGTGGGGCGGTTGGCTCCTGGTCACCGCGGTGGTGTTCAGCTACGCCAACGGAATCCTGCACCAGTACTACACGGTGGCGCTCGCCCCCGCGATCGGCGCCACGATCGGCATTGGTTCAGTCCTGTTGTGGCGCAACAGGTTCGACGTGCGAGCCACCGTTGCGATGGCGGGCACCGTGCTCGTCACGGTCATACTGGCCGCCGTGCTGCTGGCCCGGCGCGACGACTTGCTGCCGTGGCTGGGCACGACGCTGGCCGTGGTGGGCGTCGGCGCCGCGGTGCTGCTGCTGGTGGCCGGCAAGCTACCGACTCCGGTCGCGACGGCCGCGGCCGCGCTGGCCATCGCGGCCTGCCTCGGCGCACCGGCCGCATACACGGTCGCGACGGCGGCCACCCCGCACTCCGGCGCGATCCCGACGGTGGGTCCGGCGCGGTCGCACGGCTCCTTCGCCTTCCCCGGCGGTGGCGGTCCCGGCGCCAGCTTCGGTGGTTTCCTCGACATTCCCGACGCGGGTCCCGGCCTGACGGCCATGCTGACCGACGGAGCCGGCCATTACCGCTGGGCCGCCGCGGTCATCGGGTCGAGCAACGCGGCCGGCTATCAGCTGGCCAGTGACCAGCCGGTTCTCGCACTCGGCGGGTTCAACGGTACCGATCCGGCGCCGACGCTCGTTGAATTCCAGCGGTACGTCGCCGACGGCGCCATCCACTACTACATCAAGGGGCACGAGATGTTCGGCATGCCGGGACGAGGCAACGGAGGCAGCCGCGACGCCGCGGACATCGACTCCTGGGTCGAGGCCCACTACACCCCGACGAAGGTCGACGGCGTCGTCGTCTACGACCTGACGGAGCAGCCACATGCATAG
- a CDS encoding sensor histidine kinase: MSGAVRDAASGSHSRILAPRTWSLRARLLVTQVVLLAVVCASIGVATEFALQRFLMRQLDQQLVEAGKRSTAIFDLPPPSVLFPGLVDRRPQEGPPGHDPDPNFPSRQRGRILDPEYGPGPGFLNAPGQATRTVGAVVSPSGAIDAGVITSDGGRAEISRDAAAALARVPPTRTPQTVDLAGLGTYRVIALHARHGDQKIVTGLPTAVVDDTLLWVLGMFCVLAVIALLAAGIAGVLVIRRQLAPLSRVTAAASSVAGLELDKGEVHLPSRIVAVDPEAAHTEIGRLGTALNRMLDRVAYALSARHASETRVRQFVADASHELRTPLAAIRGYTELAQRKRGELPDDVAHAMSRVESETVRMTHLVEDMLLLARLDAGRPLVQEPVDVSMLVVDAVSDAHVAGLDHDWALDLPEEPVTVLGDEARLQQVLVNLLANARIHTPAGTSVTTSLAQDGDTAVLTVADDGPGIPADLLPEVFERFARGDQSRARRGAAPTAASSPSGSTGLGLSIVAAVVKAHDGTIAVRSEPGRTEFEVRLPGYSQSAHSDHSPAA, encoded by the coding sequence ATGAGCGGGGCGGTCCGCGACGCGGCGTCCGGGTCGCACTCCCGGATCCTGGCGCCGAGGACGTGGTCGCTGCGGGCGAGGCTGCTCGTCACGCAGGTCGTGCTGCTCGCGGTGGTGTGCGCCAGCATCGGCGTCGCCACGGAGTTCGCGCTGCAGCGGTTCCTCATGCGCCAGCTCGACCAGCAGCTGGTCGAGGCGGGCAAGCGGTCGACCGCGATCTTCGACCTGCCCCCACCCAGCGTGCTGTTCCCCGGCCTGGTGGACCGACGCCCCCAGGAGGGACCGCCGGGCCACGACCCCGACCCCAACTTCCCGTCCCGGCAGCGCGGCCGCATCCTCGACCCCGAGTACGGGCCGGGACCGGGTTTCCTGAATGCGCCGGGGCAAGCGACGAGGACCGTCGGCGCCGTCGTCTCACCGTCCGGCGCGATCGACGCGGGCGTGATCACCTCCGACGGCGGGCGCGCGGAGATCAGCCGCGACGCCGCTGCTGCCCTGGCGCGGGTGCCTCCCACGCGGACCCCGCAGACCGTCGACCTCGCCGGACTCGGCACCTACCGGGTCATCGCCCTGCACGCGCGCCACGGCGACCAGAAGATCGTCACGGGCCTGCCGACCGCGGTGGTCGACGACACGCTCCTGTGGGTGCTCGGGATGTTCTGCGTCCTGGCCGTCATCGCGCTCCTGGCCGCGGGCATCGCGGGCGTCCTGGTCATCCGGCGCCAGCTGGCGCCGCTGTCGCGGGTGACCGCCGCGGCGAGCAGCGTCGCCGGCCTGGAACTCGACAAGGGCGAGGTGCACCTGCCGAGCCGGATCGTCGCAGTGGATCCCGAAGCCGCGCACACCGAGATCGGCCGGCTCGGCACGGCGCTCAACCGCATGCTGGACCGGGTCGCGTACGCGCTGTCCGCGCGGCACGCGAGCGAGACGCGCGTGCGGCAGTTCGTCGCCGACGCCAGCCACGAGCTGCGCACGCCGCTGGCCGCCATCCGCGGCTATACCGAACTGGCACAACGCAAACGGGGCGAGCTGCCCGACGACGTCGCCCACGCCATGAGCCGCGTCGAGTCCGAGACCGTGCGCATGACGCACCTCGTCGAGGACATGCTGCTGCTCGCCCGGTTGGACGCGGGCCGGCCGCTGGTGCAAGAGCCCGTCGACGTGTCAATGCTCGTCGTCGATGCGGTCAGCGACGCGCACGTCGCCGGGCTCGACCACGACTGGGCGCTCGACCTTCCCGAGGAGCCGGTCACGGTCCTCGGCGACGAGGCCCGGTTGCAGCAGGTGTTGGTGAACCTGTTGGCCAACGCCAGGATTCACACGCCCGCGGGCACGTCGGTGACGACGTCGCTGGCCCAGGACGGTGACACCGCCGTGCTGACGGTGGCCGACGACGGCCCCGGCATCCCGGCCGATCTGCTGCCCGAGGTCTTCGAGCGATTCGCCCGCGGCGACCAGTCGCGGGCGCGCCGCGGGGCGGCGCCCACCGCGGCGTCGAGCCCGAGCGGGAGCACCGGGCTCGGTCTGTCGATCGTCGCCGCCGTCGTCAAGGCGCACGACGGGACGATCGCCGTGCGCAGCGAGCCCGGCCGCACCGAATTCGAGGTGCGCCTCCCGGGTTATTCACAGTCAGCCCATAGCGACCACTCACCAGCCGCCTAG
- a CDS encoding response regulator transcription factor, giving the protein MRRSDGKPINVLVVDDEPVLAELVSMALRYEGWDIATAGDGETAIALAKENPPDVVVLDVMLPDMSGLDVLHELRAQIPGLPLLLLTAKDSVEDRIAGLTAGGDDYVTKPFSLEEVVLRLRALLRRTGVADETGGAQIVVGDLVLDEDSHEVTRAGEPITLTATEFELLRFMMRNAKRVLSKAQILDRVWSYDFGGRSNIVELYVSYLRKKIDSGREPMIHTLRGAGYVLKPPR; this is encoded by the coding sequence ATGCGCCGCTCGGACGGCAAACCGATCAACGTGCTGGTCGTGGACGACGAGCCGGTGCTGGCCGAACTGGTGTCGATGGCGCTGCGGTACGAGGGCTGGGACATCGCGACCGCCGGTGACGGCGAGACGGCCATTGCGCTGGCCAAGGAGAACCCGCCCGACGTCGTCGTGCTTGACGTCATGCTGCCGGACATGAGCGGGTTGGACGTGCTGCACGAGCTGCGCGCCCAGATTCCCGGTCTCCCACTGCTGCTGCTGACGGCGAAGGACTCCGTCGAAGACCGCATCGCCGGGCTGACGGCCGGTGGCGACGACTACGTCACCAAGCCCTTCAGCCTCGAGGAGGTCGTGCTGCGACTGCGCGCGCTGCTGCGGCGCACCGGCGTGGCCGACGAGACCGGAGGCGCTCAGATCGTCGTCGGCGACCTCGTGCTCGACGAGGACAGCCACGAGGTGACGCGGGCGGGGGAGCCCATCACGCTGACGGCGACCGAATTCGAGCTGCTGCGGTTCATGATGCGCAACGCCAAGCGGGTGTTGAGCAAGGCGCAGATCCTCGACCGCGTGTGGAGCTACGACTTCGGGGGCCGGTCCAACATCGTCGAGCTGTACGTGTCGTACCTGCGCAAGAAGATCGACAGCGGTCGGGAACCGATGATCCATACGTTGCGCGGCGCCGGATACGTGCTCAAGCCACCGCGATGA
- a CDS encoding ABC transporter permease: MTRFLARRALNYLVLLVLASFLTFALASLTFKPLDSLEGRNPRPPQSVIDAKAAELNLDEPILLRYGHWVAHAVHGDFGTTVAGQPVSDELWRRIGISLRLVVIGSVFGTFVGVVVGAWGAVRQYRLSDRIVTVLSLLVISTPTIVVANLLILGALPINTALGFNLFEYTGETSSTPVGDGWAQFVDHLQHLVLPTATLALLSIAGFSRYQRNAMLDVLGQDFIRTARAKGLTRRQALIKHGLRTALIPMATLFAYGVGGLVTGAIFVEKIFGWHGMGEWVVQGIATQDTNIVAAITVFVGTTILLSGLLSDVVYAALDPRVRVA, encoded by the coding sequence GTGACGCGTTTCTTGGCCCGTCGGGCACTCAACTACCTCGTGCTGCTCGTCCTGGCGTCGTTCCTCACGTTTGCGCTGGCGTCCCTGACGTTCAAACCGCTCGACAGCCTCGAGGGCCGCAACCCCCGTCCACCGCAGTCCGTGATCGACGCCAAGGCAGCCGAACTGAACCTCGACGAGCCGATCCTGCTCCGCTACGGCCACTGGGTGGCACACGCCGTACACGGTGACTTCGGCACCACCGTGGCGGGCCAACCGGTGTCCGACGAACTGTGGCGGCGCATCGGCATCAGTCTGCGGCTCGTCGTGATCGGGTCGGTGTTCGGCACGTTCGTCGGCGTCGTGGTGGGGGCGTGGGGCGCCGTGCGCCAGTACCGCCTGTCCGACCGGATCGTGACGGTGCTGTCGCTGCTGGTGATCAGTACGCCGACGATCGTGGTCGCCAATCTGCTGATCCTGGGCGCGCTTCCGATCAATACGGCGTTGGGGTTCAATCTGTTCGAGTACACCGGGGAGACGTCCTCGACGCCCGTGGGCGACGGCTGGGCCCAATTCGTCGACCACCTCCAGCATCTCGTCCTGCCGACGGCCACCCTGGCCCTGTTGTCGATCGCCGGGTTCAGCCGCTATCAGCGCAACGCGATGCTGGACGTGTTGGGGCAGGACTTCATTCGGACCGCCCGGGCCAAGGGACTGACGCGGCGGCAGGCGCTGATCAAGCACGGACTGCGCACCGCGCTCATACCCATGGCGACGCTATTCGCCTATGGCGTCGGCGGATTGGTGACCGGGGCCATCTTCGTGGAGAAGATCTTCGGCTGGCACGGCATGGGCGAATGGGTGGTGCAGGGCATCGCGACGCAGGACACCAACATCGTCGCCGCGATCACCGTCTTCGTCGGGACGACGATCCTGCTCTCCGGGCTCCTCTCCGACGTCGTGTACGCCGCGCTCGACCCACGGGTGAGGGTCGCGTGA
- a CDS encoding ABC transporter permease gives MSTDPATTQTSSTAQSGVAPTTFASRRTLTVRRFLRNRLAVAALAVLALMFVACWALPGLLPWKYTDLDFLSLQQPPSASHPFGTNALGQDLLAQTLRGMQKSLLIGVGVAFLSTIVAATVGAVAGYFGGARDRVAMWLVDLLLVVPSFILIAIVTPRLGPNGRVLWLILLLAAFSWMISARVVRGLTMSLREREFVTAARYMGVSNRRIIVRHVLPNVASFLIIDTALNVGAAILAETGLSFLGFGIQPPDVSLGTLIADGTPSVTTFPWVFLFPAVVVVLIVVCANVIGDGLRDAIDPAAKPRRRRRR, from the coding sequence GTGAGCACCGACCCAGCGACGACCCAGACGTCCTCGACCGCCCAATCGGGCGTCGCGCCAACCACGTTCGCGTCGCGCCGCACGCTGACCGTGCGCCGATTCCTGCGCAACCGGCTGGCGGTGGCGGCGCTGGCGGTGCTGGCCCTGATGTTCGTCGCCTGCTGGGCGCTGCCGGGGCTGCTGCCGTGGAAGTACACCGACCTGGACTTCCTGTCGCTGCAGCAGCCGCCGAGTGCGAGCCACCCGTTCGGCACCAACGCCCTCGGCCAGGACCTCCTCGCGCAGACCCTGCGGGGCATGCAGAAGTCGCTGCTGATCGGCGTGGGCGTCGCGTTCCTGTCCACGATCGTGGCCGCGACCGTCGGCGCCGTGGCCGGGTACTTCGGGGGCGCGCGCGACCGCGTCGCCATGTGGCTGGTCGACCTGCTGCTCGTCGTGCCCAGCTTCATCCTCATCGCGATCGTCACGCCCCGTCTCGGTCCGAACGGGCGGGTGCTGTGGCTGATCCTGCTCCTGGCGGCCTTCAGCTGGATGATCAGCGCGCGCGTCGTGCGGGGCCTCACCATGAGCCTGCGCGAACGCGAGTTCGTCACGGCCGCACGGTACATGGGGGTGTCCAACCGGCGGATCATCGTGCGTCACGTGCTGCCGAACGTGGCGTCGTTCCTCATCATCGACACCGCGCTGAACGTCGGCGCCGCGATCCTCGCCGAGACGGGCCTGTCGTTCCTCGGGTTCGGCATCCAGCCGCCGGACGTCTCGCTGGGCACGCTGATCGCCGACGGCACCCCCTCGGTGACGACCTTCCCCTGGGTGTTCCTGTTCCCCGCCGTCGTGGTGGTGCTGATCGTGGTGTGCGCCAACGTGATCGGCGACGGGCTGCGAGATGCCATCGATCCCGCCGCGAAACCGCGACGAAGGCGCCGCAGGTGA